A region from the Panicum hallii strain FIL2 chromosome 1, PHallii_v3.1, whole genome shotgun sequence genome encodes:
- the LOC112902323 gene encoding LOW QUALITY PROTEIN: uncharacterized protein At4g06744-like (The sequence of the model RefSeq protein was modified relative to this genomic sequence to represent the inferred CDS: inserted 1 base in 1 codon; substituted 1 base at 1 genomic stop codon), whose product MASHPKCHLTQNLLFLLSYTAAIVAASTPQTYYNQQYTPTEYPMPHDFPNDSLYQAYLVIQRFKKTITCDPLNITSTWTGHDICGATTYVGFYCTTLPGHGKNITVTSAVFDGFGLCAPQLQGFIDQLPDLALFLATSNKFDALGVLNLAGLTYHYKVGISDDPAAQPFSSLAPAVDLTLMIGAEVHFPHSLSLEAIPGATNARVLLLNNDELSGSLPENLGFSKLSYLAVANNKLTGPIPPSIGHLQDSLLVLLLLNNQLSGCLPHELGMLHKAAVIDAGMNRLTGPIPSSFSCLSSIELLNLAGNRLYGLVPDALCKLAGPAGRLANLTLSGNYFTSVGPACAALIRDGVLDVKSNCIPGLANQRRPAECSAFQSQPKTCPAASTQQVACPAAAAAKGAAAPGERKARDXSSYVXYATLHE is encoded by the exons ATGGCCAGCCATCCAAAGTGCCACTTGACACAAAACCTATTATTCCTCCTCTCTTACACCGCTGCGATAGTAGCAGCGTCTACACCGCAAACATACTACAACCAACAATATACTCCCACTGAATACCCAATGCCACATGACTTTCCCAACGACAGCCTTTACCAGGCCTATTTGGTGATCCAGCGCTTCAAGAAAACCATCACTTGTGATCCCCTGAACATTACCTCGACCTGGACTGGCCATGACATCTGTGGCGCCACGACCTACGTCGGCTTCTACTGCACTACACTGCCCGGGCACGGCAAGAACATCACAGTCACATCGGCTGTTTTCGATGGCTTTGGCTTGTGTGCGCCACAGCTGCAAGGCTTCATTGATCAACTCCCAGATCTTGCGCTCTTCCTTGCTACCTCGAACAAATTTGATGCCTTAGGCGTCCTCAACCTTGCTGGCCTCACCTACCACTACAAGGTGGGCATCAGCGATGACCCTGCTGCTCAGCCTTTTAGCTCTTTAGCACCGGCTGTAGATTTGACACTAATGATCGGTGCTGAGGTACACTTTCCGCACAGCTTATCCCTTGAAGCTATCCCCGGTGCAACGAACGCTAGGGTGCTTCTTCTTAACAATGACGAGCTCTCTGGGTCGCTTCCGGAAAATCTTGGCTTCTCCAAGCTGAGCTACCTCGCCGTTGCCAATAACAAGCTCACTGGGCCAATCCCACCATCAATCGGGCACTTGCAAGACTCCCTGCTCGTGCTGCTCCTCCTCAACAACCAGCTCTCCGGCTGCCTCCCCCACGAGCTCGGCATGCTCCACAAGGCGGCCGTCATCGACGCCGGCATGAACCGGCTCACCGGCCCGATCCCGTCATCCTTCTCCTGCCTCAGCAGCATCGAGCTGCTCAACCTCGCCGGGAACCGCCTCTATGGTCTGGTGCCCGACGCGCTCTGCAAGCTCgccgggccggccggccgcctcgCCAACCTCACGCTGTCCGGCAACTACTTCACCTCCGTCGGGCCGGCGTGCGCGGCGCTGATCAGGGACGGCGTCCTCGACGTGAAGAGCAACTGCATTCCGGGCCTCGCCAACCAGAGGCGCCCGGCGGAGTGCTCGGCGTTCCAGAGCCAGCCCAAGACGTGCCCGGCGGCGAGCACCCAGCAGGTGGCGTGCCCCGCCGCAGCTGCCGCAaagggcgcggcggcgccgggggagaggaaggcTAGGGACTAATCCAGCTACG GGTACGCTACTCTGCATGAGTGA
- the LOC112898039 gene encoding receptor kinase-like protein Xa21, whose product YVHSATVPQNSTDMLALIDFRQAITGDPRGFFNSWNNSVDYCNWNGVTCSKTHLGRVREVNIIGQSLEGRISPSLGNLTLLKILDLSSNSLSGSIPPELGFLYNLLFLNLASNSFTGVIQSSLGNITQLESLFLYHNQLEGNIPTELGQSDKLIQLSLGENRLSGSIPTTLLNHSSIEILDVNTNFLLMELPSTIGNTLPRLYGLGLNKNMFQGQIPASLGNASNLTFIYLTSNNFTGQVPSSLGNLSRLRYLNLDGNKLETSDSKSWEFLDALGKCRVLQVLTLSDNQLQGAIPNSIGKLSPGLQYLGLEKNNLTGMIPESIGNLKGLNYLYLAQNNLTGPIGSWVGNLKNLGTLNLADNNFSGPIPSSLGSLTGLTGLYLQNNKFDGPVPASLENLHNLLVLNLSCNNLQGPIPKELFSPISTITTCILSYNNLEGPIPPEVRNLPQLNKLDLSSNKLTGEIPVTLGECRELEILKMGYNFLTGNISLLSTLKSLSMLNLSHNNLSGSIPIELGNLSYLTQLDLSYNDLRGVVPRDGVFQNASAVSLVGKSGLCGWTLNSHMRSCPTASRRKVAQYYLIRVLIPVFGFMLLLMLMYFVLTEKRMARAPSLSPLGDQFPIVSYHDLAQATKNFSESNLIGRGSCGSVYRGNLTKHKLEVAVKVLDLDMRGAEKSFLSECQALRNIRHRNLVPIITACSRVDANGNVFKALIYEFMPNGNLDSWLHLKGNGEAIKPLSLNQRTCLAVNIADVLDYLHHESGSTIIHCDVKPSNILLDDDMNARLGDFGIAKLYLDSRSQSTGDSNTTSSIGVKGTIGYIAPEYARGGQATTYGDVYGFGIVLLELLTGKRPTDSLFVNQLNIVSFVERSFPDKILDVIDTPLQDDVKTTQANMVTENGAYQCLLSLLHVALSCTRQLPGERTTMREAASRIRAIKTTYAEGKQKHALK is encoded by the exons TACGTCCATAGCGCGACGGTCCCCCAGAACAGCACGGACATGCTCGCGCTGATCGATTTCAGGCAAGCAATCACCGGAGATCCTAGAGGATTCTTCAATTCCTGGAACAACAGTGTCGACTACTGCAATTGGAATGGCGTCACATGCAGCAAAACGCACCTAGGTCGCGTCAGGGAGGTCAACATCATCGGCCAGAGCTTGGAAGGCAGGATCTCTCCATCTCTTGGGAACTTAACCTTACTTAAGATACTCGATCTCTCCTCAAATAGCCTCTCTGGTTCAATCCCCCCGGAACTCGGTTTCCTCTATAACCTTTTATTTCTGAACCTTGCGTCGAATAGTTTCACCGGAGTCATCCAATCAAGTCTGGGCAACATCACTCAACTAGAGTCTCTCTTCCTATATCACAATCAGCTCGAAGGGAACATTCCTACGGAGCTTGGGCAATCAGATAAGTTGATTCAATTGAGCTTAGGAGAGAATAGGCTATCAGGTAGCATCCCAACAACACTTTTGAATCATTCTTCTATTGAAATTCTGGATGTGAATACGAACTTTCTACTTATGGAATTGCCATCTACCATTGGCAATACCCTTCCTAGGCTCTACGGGCTTGGCTTGAACAAAAATATGTTCCAAGGGCAAATCCCAGCCTCCCTAGGTAATGCTTCGAACCTGACCTTCATATATTTGACATCTAACAATTTCACTGGCCAAGTTCCTAGTTCTTTGGGAAATCTTTCCCGCCTGCGATACCTAAATTTAGATGGAAACAAGCTAGAAACAAGCGACAGTAAGAGCTGGGAATTCTTAGACGCATTGGGAAAGTGTAGAGTTCTTCAGGTTCTCACATTATCCGACAATCAGCTACAGGGAGCCATACCAAATTCAATAGGAAAGCTGTCCCCCGGTCTTCAGTACCTAGGATTGGAAAAAAACAATTTGACAGGGATGATTCCAGAGAGCATAGGTAACCTTAAAGGCTTAAATTATCTGTATCTAGCTCAAAACAATCTGACCGGTCCAATTGGATCATGGGTTGGAAATTTGAAAAATCTAGGAACATTAAATCTTGCGGACAACAACTTTAGTGGGCCAATTCCATCCTCCCTTGGTAGCCTTACTGGTTTAACTGGGCTCTACCTACAGAACAACAAATTTGATGGTCCTGTACCTGCCAGTTTGGAAAACCTTCATAATCTCTTAGTATTAAACCTTAGTTGTAACAATCTACAAGGCCCTATTCCTAAAGAGCTCTTTAGTCCTATATCCACAATTACCACATGTATATTATCCTATAACAATTTAGAAGGTCCAATACCTCCGGAGGTTAGGAACCTTCCACAACTCAACAAACTAGATCTTTCATCAAACAAACTTACCGGGGAAATCCCTGTAACTTTGGGGGAATGTCGCGAGTTGGAGATACTAAAAATGGGCTACAATTTCCTCACAGGGAACATTTCATTACTGAGTACTCTAAAGAGCTTGAGCATGCTCAATCTTTCACATAATAATTTATCAGGCTCCATCCCTATAGAACTGGGTAACCTGTCTTATCTTACCCAGCTGGATCTATCTTATAATGATCTACGAGGTGTAGTACCACGAGATGGAGTATTTCAAAATGCTTCAGCGGTCTCACTTGTCGGAAAGAGTGGACTCTGTGGATGGACATTAAATTCACATATGCGCTCATGTCCTACTGCCTCAAGGAGAAAAGTGGCACAATACTACCTCATTAGAGTGTTGATCCCAGTATTTGGCTTCATGTTACTCCTAATGTTGATGTATTTTGTTCTCACTGAGAAAAGGATGGCACGAGCACCATCATTATCTCCTCTTGGTGATCAATTCCCTATAGTTTCCTACCATGATTTAGCTCAAGCTACAAAGAACTTTTCTGAGTCTAATCTAATAGGGAGAGGAAGTTGTGGGTCTGTATATAGAGGGAATCTGACAAAACACAAGCTGGAAGTTGCCGTGAAAGTTCTTGACCTTGATATGCGAGGTGCAGAGAAAAGCTTCTTATCAGAATGCCAAGCTTTGAGAAACATCCGACACCGAAATCTTGTTCCTATCATAACAGCGTGCTCCAGGGTGGATGCCAACGGCAATGTTTTCAAAGCTCTAATTTATGAATTTATGCCCAATGGAAATTTGGACTCGTGGTTGCATCTAAAAGGGAATGGTGAAGCAATAAAGCCTCTGAGCTTAAATCAAAGAACATGCTTGGCTGTCAACATAGCCGACGTACTAGATTATCTTCACCATGAAAGCGGAAGCACAATTATCCATTGTGATGTGAAGCCCAGTAACATACTCCTAGACGATGATATGAATGCTCGTTTGGGAGACTTCGGCATTGCAAAACTGTATCTTGATTCTAGGTCACAGTCAACTGGAGATTCAAATACTACAAGCTCAATCGGTGTGAAAGGAACCATCGGGTATATAGCTCCAG AGTATGCTCGAGGTGGCCAGGCAACGACTTATGGAGATGTTTACGGTTTCGGAATCGTACTTCTAGAGTTGCTGACAGGCAAAAGGCCAACAGATAGTTTGTTTGTGAATCAGCTAAACATTGTCAGCTTCGTCGAGAGGAGCTTCCCTGACAAAATATTAGATGTGATCGATACTCCCCTACAAGATGACGTCAAGACCACCCAAGCAAATATGGTAACAGAAAACGGGGCATACCAATGCTTGTTGTCCCTACTACATGTAGCACTTTCTTGCACACGGCAACTTCCAGGTGAACGAACGACCATGAGAGAAGCAGCTAGTAGAATTCGTGCAATCAAGACCACGTATGCCGAAGGAAAACAAAAGCATGCTTTGAAGTGA